AGGGATAGGGTTGCCTGCGGGCGCTTCCTCAAGCCGTTCGGCCTCACCGGCGAGCTCAAGTTCGAGGCGTACCTGCCGGATGACTATCCCCCGGAAGATTTCACCGTCGGCCACGTTGTGGCGGCGAAAGGCCGTCCGGAACGGGAAATCTATATTCTCGCCGCCCGCCATCTTCGCGGTTTTACCTGGGCCGTCCAGCCCGATGGCTGTAACTCCCCCGAAGAGGCCGCCCAATATGTAAACCGCGAGTTTCTCGTCCGGCGCGGCCTGCTCCCTCCGCTTCAGAAGGGGGAATACCTCCATCAAGACATCGTCGGCTGCGCGGTGTATAAAGAAGATGGGGAACGGCTGGGCGAAATCACCGGCATCATGGAAACCGGCGCCAACGATGTCTGGATCATCACCGCCGCGGACCGCCGTGAATTGCTCATCCCCGCCACCCATGAGGTGGTGCGCCGCATAGATGTTCCCGGACGGAAGATAACCATTCACGTTTTGGAAGGGCTTTTCGACTGATGCGCTTCGATCTGTTGACCATCTTTCCCGGCATCTTCGATTCCTTTCTGGGGGAGAGTCTGCTCAAAAAGGCGCGCGACAAAGGGTTGGTCGACGTGCGGGTACACGATCTGCGCCCGTTTACCGACAGCAAGCACGGCAAAACCGACGATGCCCCCTTTGGCGGCGGCGCCGGCATGGTGATGACTCCGCAGCCGTTGGCCGACGCCATTGATGCGCTGAAAAAAGAAGGGGCGGCCAAAACCATCCTTCTGTCGCCGCGCGGCAAACCGTTCACGCAGGAAAAAGCGCGCGAACTGGCCCGCGAAGAACGGCTTATCCTCGTGTGCGGCCGCTACGAAGGGGTGGACGAGCGGATTATCGAGCATTGGGTGGACGAAGAAATTTCGCTGGGCGATTATGTGCTCAACGGCGGCGAGGTGGCGGCGATGGCCGTGATGGAGGCGGTCTTCCGGCTGCTCCCCGGCGCGGTCGGCAGCCCGTCGTCGCTCTGCAACGAAAGCCACGAATTGGGGCTGCTGGAGCATCCGCAGTACACCCGCCCCGAAGAGTTCCGGGGGTACAAAGTGCCGGAGGCGCTCCTTTCCGGCCACCACGAAAACATCCGGCAGTGGCGCCACGAACAGGCGCTGAAAAAAACCGTCGAAGTCCGCCCCGACCTCCTTGAACGCCTCGCTGAAAATGCCCCGCCGCCGCGCTTTTCCATCGCGCTGGTGCATCATCCGGTGGCGGGAAAAAACGGCAACGAAATCACCAGTTCCATCACCACGCTGGATGTACACGATATGGCCCGCTATGGCAAAACATTCGGGGCGGAGCGCATCTACATCGTTACCCCGGTGGCGGATCAGCAGGTGCTGGTGGAGCGGATGAAAAGCCACTGGACCGACGAGGAATACCTGAAAAAACAGAACGTGCGGCGCGAGGGGACGGTGGAACTGCTGGTCACCGCCGCCTCCGTCGAAGAAGCGGTGGCGCACGCCCGCAGGCGTTCCAAGCGGGTGAAACTGCTTGCCACCACCGCGCAACGGGTGCCCGGCGCGGTCAGCGCCGCCCAGTGGCGCGCGGTGGCGGCGGAAGAGGCCGATGAATGGATTATCCTTTTCGGCACCGCCTATGGGCTGGGTAAATCGCTGATGGAACGGGCCGAACGGACGCTGCTTCCCATCGAGGGTACCGCCGCATTTAACCATTTGCCTGTCAGGGGGGCTTCTGCTATCATTCTAGATCGTTTGATTAGCAGAGGAAGGAAAGAACCAAAATGAACATGATGGAAAAAGTCGAAAGAGAATATTTGCGCAAAGACCTGCCGGATTTCCGCGTTGGGGATACCGTCCGGGTTTACGTTAAAATCATCGAAGGCGAAAAAGAACGCGTCCAGATGATAGAGGGTCTCGTCATCCGCAAGCGCGGCGACGGCACCCGCGCCACCTTCACCGTCCGCAAGGTGTCGTTCAACATCGGCGTCGAGCGGCTCTTCCCGCTGCACGCCCCCAGCATCGAAAAAATCGAAGTGGTGCGCCGCAACCGCGTCCGCCGCGCCCGCCTCTATTACCTGCGCGACCTGAAGGGTAAAGCCGCGCGCCTTAGCGAAGTCAAAGGCGCGTTTGCCAAAAAGAAGGCCAAGATCGTCGTCCCCGCCACCGAAGTTCCCGCCGTTACCGAATAACGCCTGATCGCGGGGCGGCCGCATGGGGTTTACACCCCGTGTTGCCGCCCTTTTTTTGCACAACGGGGAAAAAATGATGACGGCTGTTGCCAAATAAGTAACTCTTGGCCCCGCCATGCCACTCCCAAATATGCCGCAAAGCAAAACCCGGCCTTCCACCTGCCAAGAGAACCGTTTTATGCCTTGAATCCCACCGCACATTCCACCAATATTACGGTTAGCCTCTTGTCACCGGGGGAGGTTTTCAGCGTCTCACCGCCGGAACATTAAAAAAAGGATACCCGTGCGGGATATGGGATTTGACTATTTCTTGCGTGAAACATATCATTCACTCCATAGATAAGGCGCTAAACAGAAGTCATCTGGAAATGTCACTTTAAAAGAGGATTTTTACGATGGGAAGCAAGACCTTAAACAAAGGACAGTGGCTCATTACCGAAGGCGACACGCGGATGTTTCACCTCTACCGGCTGAGGGAAGGCCGGGTTTCGGTGCATTCGAAAGGCAAAAAGATTAACGAGATAGAAGTAAAGCCAGGCGGCACGCCGAGGGTGCTTGGCATTCTGGCCCTTTTCAATGACCGCAAGCCCACGGCATCGGTCAGGGCGGAAACCGACGTGGAAGTGGAAACCCCGTACATGGATCACATCATGGGGCTTATTAAGAACGAGATGCCCATAAACAGGGACGATCTTACCGCCGTTATAGAATCGATCGAGCTTTATTCCTTGATTGAAAGGTCGCGTGGCAGGCTGGCCGAAATAGGCACGATAAAGCTTAGCGTGCCGCCCAAGGGCAAGGGAGAAGTCAAAGAGGTGTTTAACGAGCTGAAAGAGCTTTATGAAAAACTTTCAGAGCGGGAAAAGCGCAGATAGCGGTTTCACAATAGCCGGGGGACAATACGGTCCCCGGCCGTTTTTTTATGTGTAACATCATCGCTATACTTCATTGCCGGAATGTATTCACGATAACGGCGGCCGATGGTATAAAAACCGGTTATCAGCCAATGGGGATTTTCGCTGGATTGGCGGTGGAACAACCGTATCCGCGCGGAGCGGAAGGGCTTTTTTCTGAAAGCGGGCGGGATGGTTGAAAGCGGCGCGGGCGGTCATGGCAAAATACTGATCGTGGACGATTCAGAGGATATTTGTCTGCTGCTTACGGGTGCGCTTACCCGCAACGGCTA
This portion of the Nitrospinota bacterium genome encodes:
- the rimM gene encoding 16S rRNA processing protein RimM, whose translation is MPRDRVACGRFLKPFGLTGELKFEAYLPDDYPPEDFTVGHVVAAKGRPEREIYILAARHLRGFTWAVQPDGCNSPEEAAQYVNREFLVRRGLLPPLQKGEYLHQDIVGCAVYKEDGERLGEITGIMETGANDVWIITAADRRELLIPATHEVVRRIDVPGRKITIHVLEGLFD
- the trmD gene encoding tRNA (guanosine(37)-N1)-methyltransferase TrmD; protein product: MRFDLLTIFPGIFDSFLGESLLKKARDKGLVDVRVHDLRPFTDSKHGKTDDAPFGGGAGMVMTPQPLADAIDALKKEGAAKTILLSPRGKPFTQEKARELAREERLILVCGRYEGVDERIIEHWVDEEISLGDYVLNGGEVAAMAVMEAVFRLLPGAVGSPSSLCNESHELGLLEHPQYTRPEEFRGYKVPEALLSGHHENIRQWRHEQALKKTVEVRPDLLERLAENAPPPRFSIALVHHPVAGKNGNEITSSITTLDVHDMARYGKTFGAERIYIVTPVADQQVLVERMKSHWTDEEYLKKQNVRREGTVELLVTAASVEEAVAHARRRSKRVKLLATTAQRVPGAVSAAQWRAVAAEEADEWIILFGTAYGLGKSLMERAERTLLPIEGTAAFNHLPVRGASAIILDRLISRGRKEPK
- the rplS gene encoding 50S ribosomal protein L19, producing the protein MNMMEKVEREYLRKDLPDFRVGDTVRVYVKIIEGEKERVQMIEGLVIRKRGDGTRATFTVRKVSFNIGVERLFPLHAPSIEKIEVVRRNRVRRARLYYLRDLKGKAARLSEVKGAFAKKKAKIVVPATEVPAVTE
- a CDS encoding cyclic nucleotide-binding domain-containing protein; translation: MGSKTLNKGQWLITEGDTRMFHLYRLREGRVSVHSKGKKINEIEVKPGGTPRVLGILALFNDRKPTASVRAETDVEVETPYMDHIMGLIKNEMPINRDDLTAVIESIELYSLIERSRGRLAEIGTIKLSVPPKGKGEVKEVFNELKELYEKLSEREKRR